TCGCCGCGTACCGTCCGGGCGCTGAACCACCGCGGCACCGCGTCGAAGACCAGCGCCCCGCCCCGGAACCGCTCGGCGCACCCCGCGATCAGGTCCTTCACCTCGGTCGGCCGCAGATACATCAGCAGCCCCTGCGCGGTGATCAGCACCCCGCGCGCCGGATCGACCTCGTCCCGCCAGGACAGGTCGAGCGCCGAGCGGGCGAGGGTGCGCCGCCGCTCGTCGTCCGGCAGCAGCGCCCGCCGCACCTCGGCGGTCTCCGGCAGCTCCACGCACAGCCAGCGCGCCCGCCCGTTGTCCACCCGCCAGTACTGCGTCTCCAGACCCTCGGCGAGCGTGACGACCGTGCCGTCCGGATGCTCGTCCAGGAAGGCCCGTACGGCGGTGTCAAAGGTGCGGACCCGCAGCGCGTGGCCCTGCGCCAGCAGCGGGCTGGGCGTTCCGAAGGTCTCCTCGAAGGGGTAGTCGACACGCTCGACCAGCTCCACGGCCTTGGGGTCGTCCAGCACGGTCCGCGCCCGGCGGGCCTCGGCGGCCCGCATATAGAGGTTCCACAGCAGGGTCTCGGGCACCCCGCTCAGCTCGACGCGCCGGCCGCCCTTGCCGGCCCCGCTCCTGGTTCCGTTCCCGGCCCCGTTCCCGTTTTCGTTCGGTCCGGCGTCCGCCATGGCGTCGTCACTCCTCGCACGCGCGTCCCTCGGCGTTTCCCCCGCCTCCACCGTCTCTCCCGCCATTCAACCTCACCCGATCTCCCATCCGGAACGGCGAACGCCCCGGCCCCCGGACGAATCCGGGGCCGGGGCGTTCAGGCGGTACGGCGGTCCTTCAACCCGCCTCGGCCGGAACCGGGCCGATCGACCGGCCCGCCCACTCGGGGGCCTTCTCGAGCAGATCCGTCAGCCGCTCCTTCACCTCATCGGGGAACGGAGCCGAGCGGCTCTCCTTCTGGTCGATGTGGAGCGCGAGCAGCTCGGTCGTGGCCACGGGGGCGCCGTCCGGCTCGCCCACATGCATCTCGTGGGTGAACCGGACCTTCTTCTCGTCCACGCCGATGACGCG
This genomic interval from Streptomyces asiaticus contains the following:
- a CDS encoding class I SAM-dependent methyltransferase, producing the protein MADAGPNENGNGAGNGTRSGAGKGGRRVELSGVPETLLWNLYMRAAEARRARTVLDDPKAVELVERVDYPFEETFGTPSPLLAQGHALRVRTFDTAVRAFLDEHPDGTVVTLAEGLETQYWRVDNGRARWLCVELPETAEVRRALLPDDERRRTLARSALDLSWRDEVDPARGVLITAQGLLMYLRPTEVKDLIAGCAERFRGGALVFDAVPRWFSARTVRGEMRTAGGYQAPPMPWGMDAGELPKVRTAHPAITEVREVPPPRGRGFYYGALAPLMRWLPAVRNLRPTMTAIARFS